A genomic segment from Brevundimonas sp. SORGH_AS_0993 encodes:
- a CDS encoding recombinase family protein, with translation MGAKRKQSSIAVTEDLKRAVMYARVSSKEQDREGYSIPAQTKLIKDYALVNDLQVVGEYVDVETAKQSGRTNFDKMLAYLRKHPNVRTLLVEKTDRLYRNLKDWVTVDDLDVEIHFVKEGVVLSRDSRSSEKFMHGIKVLMAKNYIDNLSEETRKGMLEKAEQGLWPTFAPIGYLNTVGVDGKKIVTVDPTLGPIVQKLFEWYASGGYSLKDVSAKARRAGLVYRKSGAPIGASTVHKMLRNRVYTGRFEWLGKIYTGSHQPLVSEELWGAVQDVLDGRNAANIRANPKDFPFSGLLTCGHCGCALVGEIKKQKYIYYHCTGFKGKCGEPYVREEALAERFTHLLSQLRLDESIFTMIRTALHESLADESREQRQAIERLRAEADRLQKRIEAMYADKLDGKIGEGFYRRMQAQWRDERDRCLRDIERHHEADDSYIDAGVTLIQLAKDSHLIFEKATAGEKRTLLNLLLSNCSWANGELTATFKEPFDFLAEHIAQTASTAISEGPEKGQSERWLRG, from the coding sequence ATGGGCGCAAAGAGAAAGCAGAGCAGTATTGCGGTCACTGAGGATCTGAAGCGCGCAGTGATGTATGCGCGCGTATCCTCGAAGGAGCAGGACCGAGAAGGTTACTCGATCCCGGCGCAGACGAAATTGATCAAGGATTACGCCCTGGTGAACGACCTTCAGGTCGTCGGGGAATATGTCGATGTCGAAACCGCCAAGCAGAGCGGCCGGACCAACTTCGACAAGATGCTCGCATACCTGCGCAAGCATCCGAACGTGCGGACGCTGCTGGTCGAGAAAACCGACAGACTCTACCGCAACCTCAAGGATTGGGTGACAGTCGACGATCTGGACGTCGAGATTCACTTCGTCAAAGAGGGCGTCGTCCTCTCTCGGGATTCCCGGTCGTCTGAAAAGTTCATGCACGGCATCAAGGTGCTGATGGCGAAGAACTACATCGACAACCTCTCGGAAGAGACACGCAAGGGCATGCTTGAGAAGGCGGAGCAGGGGCTCTGGCCGACCTTTGCCCCCATCGGCTACCTCAATACCGTGGGAGTGGATGGGAAGAAGATCGTCACGGTCGATCCCACGCTCGGCCCGATCGTCCAGAAGCTTTTCGAGTGGTATGCAAGCGGTGGCTACTCGCTGAAGGACGTCTCGGCAAAGGCTCGGCGCGCCGGACTTGTCTATCGAAAGAGCGGCGCTCCCATTGGCGCCAGCACCGTCCACAAGATGCTGCGAAACCGGGTGTACACGGGCCGGTTCGAGTGGCTTGGGAAGATCTACACGGGTAGCCACCAGCCACTGGTTTCTGAAGAACTATGGGGCGCGGTACAGGATGTGCTCGACGGCCGAAACGCCGCCAACATTCGTGCCAACCCCAAGGATTTTCCGTTCTCGGGCCTGCTGACCTGCGGCCATTGCGGCTGCGCGCTCGTGGGGGAGATCAAGAAGCAGAAGTACATCTATTACCACTGCACGGGGTTCAAGGGGAAATGCGGAGAGCCCTACGTCCGGGAAGAAGCGCTGGCGGAGCGTTTCACGCACCTGTTGAGCCAGCTGCGACTCGACGAGAGCATTTTCACGATGATTCGAACCGCGCTGCACGAAAGCCTCGCGGATGAGAGCCGGGAGCAGAGGCAGGCGATCGAGAGACTGCGCGCCGAAGCCGACCGGCTACAGAAGCGAATCGAGGCGATGTATGCCGACAAGCTCGACGGCAAGATCGGTGAAGGCTTCTACCGGCGAATGCAGGCGCAATGGCGTGACGAGCGTGATCGCTGCCTGAGGGACATCGAACGCCATCACGAGGCCGACGACTCGTACATCGACGCCGGCGTTACGCTCATCCAACTTGCGAAAGATTCGCACCTAATCTTCGAAAAAGCGACAGCAGGAGAGAAAAGAACGCTGCTGAATCTGCTACTTTCGAACTGCTCCTGGGCCAACGGCGAACTCACCGCGACTTTCAAGGAACCGTTTGATTTTCTTGCAGAACACATCGCCCAAACTGCATCCACCGCAATCTCGGAAGGACCTGAAAAAGGTCAATCCGAGCGGTGGCTCCGCGGGTAG
- a CDS encoding protein-L-isoaspartate O-methyltransferase, whose product MDFTAARKAMVDSQVRVNDVTNPDIHLAMMEVPRESFCAPDRAFAAYSDEAVTIAGNRRLMPARDVAKLLQAAAPRAGETALALAGPYAAAVLARLDLKVTAQESDAAVFEVIGSALEAEGVQTVVAPLAQPSGQNLDLIVSEGGIADLPRAWGDALRIGGRMVLVERRGPVGKAALFIKDEHGLSRRELFDSSPAVLAELTSAPTFSL is encoded by the coding sequence ATGGATTTCACCGCAGCGCGCAAGGCCATGGTCGACTCTCAGGTGCGGGTGAACGACGTCACCAACCCTGATATCCATCTGGCCATGATGGAGGTCCCGCGTGAATCGTTCTGCGCCCCGGACCGCGCCTTCGCCGCCTATTCCGATGAGGCCGTGACGATCGCGGGCAATCGCCGGCTGATGCCCGCGCGCGATGTCGCCAAGCTGCTGCAGGCCGCCGCGCCGAGGGCAGGGGAGACCGCTCTGGCCCTTGCCGGCCCCTATGCGGCCGCCGTCTTGGCTCGTCTGGACCTGAAGGTCACGGCCCAAGAATCGGATGCGGCGGTGTTCGAGGTGATCGGGTCCGCGCTGGAGGCCGAGGGCGTTCAGACGGTCGTCGCGCCGCTGGCCCAGCCCAGCGGCCAGAACCTGGATCTGATCGTCAGCGAAGGCGGGATCGCCGATCTGCCACGGGCCTGGGGCGACGCCCTGCGAATCGGCGGGCGCATGGTCCTGGTCGAACGTCGCGGCCCCGTCGGCAAGGCGGCGCTGTTCATCAAGGACGAACACGGCCTGTCGCGCCGCGAACTGTTCGATTCGTCGCCGGCGGTCCTTGCCGAACTGACCTCGGCGCCCACCTTCTCGCTCTAG
- a CDS encoding valine--tRNA ligase codes for MLEKTFEPQAAEPRLYAQWEKSGLFAPRTEGAGSAYSIVIPPPNVTGSLHIGHALNNTLQDILARYHRMKGKAVLWLPGTDHAGIATQMVVERQLAAAGNVGRRDMGRDAFIDKVWEWKAESGGTIVRQLRRLGASCDWSRERFTLDEGLNAAVRKVFVQLHKEGLIYRDKRLVNWDPHFQTAISDLEVEQREVDGAYWHFAYPLADGVTYEHPIAFDEDGKATEWETRDFIVVATTRPETMLGDTGVAVHPEDERYAGLVGKFVTLPITGRRIPIVADDYADPTKGSGAVKITPAHDFNDFGVGKRAGLAALNVLDAFARIVAEDVPEIPADLVGLDRFAARKAIVARAEAEGWLREIEKTRHVVPHGDRSGVVIEPWLTDQWYVDAKVLAQPALKAVEQGDTVFEPKSYEKIYFEWLRNIEPWCISRQLWWGHRIPAWYGPNGEIYVAETEADAREQAMTDYDSEVALTQDEDVLDTWFSSALWPFSTMGWPEKTEDLARFYPTSDLVTAADIIFFWVARMMMMGLHFMDGEAPFKRVIINGLVRDEKGQKMSKSKGNVIDPLGIIDELGADPLRFTMAILSGTRDIKLSKQRIEGYRNFGTKLWNAARFSQMNEARRVEGFDPATVEQTINRWIRGELTKAERQVSEAIEGGRFDDAAGALYRFVWNVFCDWYLELAKPVFQGGDEAAKAETRAMTAWTLDQTLKLLHPVMPFITEELWAELGKEGPARDGLLIGAEWPVLPDAFIDPAAEAEIGWLVDLVGEIRGLRAEMNVPPSAKPPLAFVAPDAVTAERIARHRDLILTLGRVSEVGSAEAAPTGAVTFVSGGSTAALSLAGIIDLTAERARLEKEIGAFDADIGHVNKKLGNPNFVARAAAEVVDEQRAKLAEAEAGKAKLQAALKRLEAL; via the coding sequence ATGCTCGAGAAGACCTTCGAACCCCAGGCCGCCGAACCCCGCCTGTACGCCCAGTGGGAAAAGAGCGGCCTGTTCGCGCCCCGCACGGAAGGGGCCGGGAGCGCCTATTCGATCGTCATTCCCCCGCCGAACGTGACGGGCAGCCTGCACATCGGCCATGCGCTGAACAACACGCTTCAGGACATCCTGGCCCGCTATCACCGGATGAAGGGCAAGGCGGTGCTGTGGCTGCCGGGCACCGATCACGCGGGCATCGCCACCCAGATGGTGGTCGAGCGCCAATTGGCCGCCGCGGGCAATGTCGGACGGCGCGACATGGGCCGCGACGCCTTCATCGACAAGGTCTGGGAATGGAAGGCCGAGAGCGGCGGGACCATCGTGCGCCAGTTGCGCCGCCTGGGCGCCAGCTGCGACTGGTCGAGGGAACGCTTCACCCTGGACGAGGGGTTGAACGCCGCCGTCCGCAAGGTCTTTGTCCAGTTGCACAAGGAAGGCCTGATCTATCGCGACAAGCGGCTGGTGAACTGGGACCCGCATTTCCAGACCGCGATCTCGGACCTGGAGGTCGAGCAGCGCGAGGTGGACGGCGCCTATTGGCACTTCGCCTATCCGCTGGCCGACGGCGTGACCTATGAGCACCCCATCGCCTTCGACGAGGACGGCAAGGCGACGGAATGGGAGACGCGCGACTTCATCGTCGTCGCCACCACCCGGCCCGAGACCATGCTGGGCGACACCGGGGTGGCGGTTCACCCCGAGGATGAGCGTTACGCGGGGCTGGTGGGCAAGTTCGTGACCCTGCCGATCACCGGCCGCCGCATCCCCATCGTCGCCGACGACTACGCCGACCCGACCAAGGGTTCGGGCGCGGTGAAGATCACCCCGGCGCACGACTTCAACGACTTCGGCGTCGGCAAGCGGGCCGGATTGGCCGCCCTGAACGTGCTGGACGCCTTCGCCCGCATCGTCGCCGAGGACGTGCCGGAAATCCCCGCCGATCTGGTGGGCCTGGACCGTTTCGCCGCGCGCAAGGCCATCGTCGCCCGCGCCGAGGCAGAGGGCTGGCTGCGCGAGATCGAGAAGACCCGCCACGTCGTCCCTCACGGCGACCGCTCCGGCGTGGTCATCGAACCGTGGCTGACCGACCAGTGGTACGTCGACGCCAAGGTCCTGGCCCAGCCCGCTCTGAAGGCGGTCGAGCAGGGCGACACGGTGTTCGAGCCGAAGTCCTACGAGAAGATCTATTTCGAATGGCTGCGCAACATCGAGCCGTGGTGCATTTCGCGCCAGCTGTGGTGGGGCCACCGCATCCCGGCCTGGTATGGCCCGAACGGCGAAATCTACGTCGCCGAAACCGAGGCGGACGCCCGCGAACAGGCGATGACGGACTATGATTCCGAGGTCGCCCTGACCCAGGACGAGGACGTTCTGGACACCTGGTTCTCCTCGGCCCTGTGGCCGTTCTCGACCATGGGCTGGCCCGAGAAGACCGAGGATCTGGCGCGGTTCTATCCGACCAGCGACCTGGTCACGGCGGCGGACATCATCTTCTTCTGGGTCGCCCGGATGATGATGATGGGCCTGCACTTCATGGACGGCGAGGCTCCGTTCAAGCGGGTCATCATCAACGGTCTGGTCCGCGACGAGAAGGGCCAGAAGATGTCGAAGTCCAAGGGCAACGTCATCGACCCTCTGGGCATCATCGACGAACTGGGCGCCGATCCGTTGCGCTTCACCATGGCCATCCTGTCGGGCACGCGCGACATCAAATTGTCGAAGCAACGCATTGAAGGCTATCGCAACTTCGGCACCAAGCTGTGGAACGCCGCCCGCTTCAGCCAGATGAACGAGGCGCGCCGTGTCGAGGGCTTCGATCCCGCGACCGTCGAACAGACGATCAACCGCTGGATCCGGGGCGAGCTGACCAAGGCCGAGCGTCAGGTGTCCGAGGCCATCGAGGGCGGGCGGTTCGACGATGCGGCGGGCGCGCTGTATCGCTTCGTCTGGAACGTCTTCTGCGACTGGTATCTGGAACTGGCCAAGCCGGTCTTCCAAGGCGGCGATGAAGCCGCCAAGGCCGAGACACGCGCCATGACCGCCTGGACGCTGGATCAGACGCTGAAGCTGCTGCACCCGGTCATGCCCTTCATCACCGAGGAGCTTTGGGCCGAACTGGGCAAGGAAGGCCCGGCCCGCGACGGTCTGCTGATCGGCGCCGAATGGCCGGTGTTGCCGGACGCCTTCATCGACCCGGCGGCCGAGGCCGAAATCGGCTGGCTGGTCGATCTGGTCGGCGAAATCCGCGGCCTGCGCGCCGAGATGAACGTGCCGCCGTCGGCCAAGCCGCCGCTGGCCTTCGTCGCGCCCGACGCCGTGACGGCCGAGCGGATCGCGCGGCACCGCGACCTGATCCTGACCCTGGGCCGGGTGTCGGAGGTCGGATCGGCAGAGGCCGCGCCGACCGGGGCCGTGACCTTTGTTTCCGGCGGATCGACGGCGGCCCTGTCCCTGGCCGGAATCATCGACCTGACGGCCGAACGGGCGCGGCTGGAGAAAGAGATCGGGGCTTTCGACGCCGACATCGGCCATGTGAACAAGAAGCTGGGCAACCCCAATTTCGTCGCCCGCGCCGCCGCCGAGGTCGTGGACGAACAGCGCGCCAAACTGGCGGAGGCGGAAGCCGGCAAGGCCAAGCTGCAGGCGGCGTTGAAACGGCTGGAGGCCCTGTGA
- a CDS encoding DUF736 domain-containing protein translates to MADVFKPAKRGGWEGRIHTLTIDRKVRLVPNDNRRSEHAPEYIVLLGWTRVGEAWEARSNGDPPRDYLRVQLRDPTWSAPLKLALFPAPDGLSAALVFNAMSQREGDRDG, encoded by the coding sequence ATGGCCGATGTATTCAAGCCGGCCAAGCGCGGCGGTTGGGAGGGCCGTATCCATACCCTGACCATTGATCGGAAGGTGCGCCTGGTGCCGAACGACAACCGCAGGAGCGAGCATGCGCCTGAATACATCGTGCTTCTCGGCTGGACGCGGGTCGGCGAGGCGTGGGAGGCGCGTTCAAACGGCGACCCGCCACGAGACTATCTGCGCGTGCAACTCCGTGATCCGACATGGTCCGCGCCGCTCAAACTGGCGCTCTTTCCTGCGCCGGACGGATTGTCAGCCGCACTTGTCTTCAACGCAATGTCGCAACGCGAGGGCGATCGAGATGGCTGA
- a CDS encoding TolC family outer membrane protein — translation MLKRSRVLASAAMVALVTGLGAPAWAETLKDAIALAYQTNPNLLAQRASQRALDETVVQARSGLRPTLSASAGASYTRSDFPPVTQFVDTNNDGVPDTQITTRSSESKSGNVGVSLSQNIWTAGRVARAIDEAQAGVLAGRENLRNVEQSVMLSVIQAYVNVNRDMQILAIRQENLNVLQRQLEETTARFEVGEITRTDVAQAEASLAQSQSDLANAQAQLSTSRAAYAAVVGQSPTELEAAPALPAIPTDFDAAVDTALQRNPGVLAAAYRQQGAEAAVAAARAEYLPSIRATASYGGATNDLRDLGELADRRSFNAGATLSVPLFTGGLNRSRVAQALEQANAAQINVEGQRREVLQSVSAAYAQVLSARAGVAAGEEAVRAASVAAEGVRHEAQVGLRTTLDVLNQEVTLRAAQTGLANARAAEYVARASLLAAMGQLEGPALNPDVEVYDAKSNFDRVQGRGALPWDGLVETLDRVASPPIVGAVDAPDAPVDAQLKGEAMRTAPRN, via the coding sequence ATGTTGAAACGCTCGCGTGTGCTGGCTTCGGCCGCAATGGTCGCTCTCGTGACGGGGCTGGGCGCGCCTGCCTGGGCCGAAACGCTGAAGGACGCCATCGCCCTGGCCTATCAGACGAACCCCAATCTGCTGGCTCAGCGCGCCAGCCAGCGGGCGCTGGACGAAACGGTCGTCCAGGCGCGTTCGGGCCTGCGCCCGACGCTCAGCGCCTCGGCCGGCGCCAGCTACACCCGCAGCGATTTCCCGCCGGTGACGCAGTTCGTCGACACGAACAACGACGGCGTGCCCGACACCCAGATCACGACTCGCTCGTCCGAAAGCAAATCGGGCAATGTCGGGGTCAGCCTGTCGCAGAACATCTGGACCGCCGGCCGGGTCGCCCGCGCCATCGACGAAGCCCAGGCCGGCGTCCTGGCCGGGCGCGAGAACCTGCGCAACGTCGAACAGTCGGTGATGCTGTCGGTCATCCAGGCCTATGTGAACGTCAACCGCGACATGCAGATTCTGGCCATCCGCCAGGAGAATCTGAACGTTCTTCAGCGTCAGCTGGAAGAGACGACCGCCCGTTTCGAGGTGGGCGAGATCACCCGCACCGACGTGGCCCAGGCCGAGGCGTCCCTGGCCCAGTCGCAATCGGACCTGGCGAACGCCCAGGCCCAGTTGTCGACGTCGCGCGCGGCCTATGCCGCCGTGGTGGGCCAGTCGCCGACCGAGCTGGAGGCTGCCCCGGCGCTGCCCGCCATTCCGACCGACTTCGATGCGGCGGTGGATACAGCGCTGCAACGGAACCCCGGCGTCCTAGCCGCCGCCTATCGCCAGCAGGGCGCCGAGGCGGCCGTGGCGGCGGCGCGCGCCGAGTATCTGCCCTCCATCCGGGCCACGGCCTCCTATGGCGGCGCGACGAACGACCTGCGCGACCTGGGCGAACTGGCAGACCGCCGCAGTTTCAACGCCGGCGCCACCCTGTCGGTGCCCCTGTTCACCGGCGGCCTGAACCGCTCGCGCGTCGCCCAGGCTCTGGAACAGGCCAACGCCGCCCAGATCAACGTCGAGGGTCAGCGCCGCGAAGTCCTGCAAAGCGTCAGCGCGGCCTATGCTCAGGTCCTGTCGGCCCGCGCCGGCGTGGCGGCGGGCGAAGAGGCCGTGCGCGCCGCCTCGGTCGCGGCCGAGGGCGTGCGTCATGAGGCGCAGGTCGGACTGCGCACCACCCTGGACGTGCTGAACCAGGAAGTGACCCTGCGTGCGGCTCAGACCGGCTTGGCCAACGCCCGCGCCGCCGAGTACGTCGCCCGCGCTTCGCTTCTGGCGGCTATGGGCCAGCTGGAGGGGCCGGCGCTGAACCCCGATGTCGAGGTCTATGACGCCAAGTCGAACTTCGACCGGGTTCAGGGTCGCGGCGCCCTGCCGTGGGATGGCCTGGTCGAGACGCTGGACCGCGTGGCCTCTCCGCCCATCGTCGGCGCCGTCGATGCGCCCGACGCGCCGGTCGACGCCCAGTTGAAGGGCGAAGCGATGCGCACCGCCCCGCGCAACTGA
- a CDS encoding TrbI/VirB10 family protein, translating to MTDTPDDPTGPVTAAPPSATPSKEPAEALTLRAAPRRIVRFKRGVVIGGAATGALAIAGVAWMALGPSAIHVVDQADEGVIADRRTPPDAVANLPGDYGATPKLGPPLPGDLGRPILDRQRRLEPEAARGGGAASTTPPRMTPQEQAAEAERQRLAAQANQAREAGVVVQSSARTAAPVAAVADVPAVPTQDATAAPDGGGRLALDPERDPNGQQRKLDFIDQRAGDGVYNSHTLQTPASPYQLMAGSVIAASLITGLNSDLPGLVTAQVTETVHDTVTGRIVLIPQGSRLIGSYDSVVAFGQNRALVVWRRIILPDGSSIQIDNLPATDAAGYAGLEDQVDHHTWRLLKGIGLATLLGVGTELTMDDESDLVRAVRESSQQSASQAGQQLVNKNLNIQPILRVRPGWPLRVIVHKDLVLRPWAGR from the coding sequence ATGACCGACACGCCCGACGATCCCACCGGGCCGGTCACGGCGGCTCCCCCGAGCGCGACGCCGTCGAAAGAGCCGGCGGAGGCCCTGACCCTTCGGGCCGCCCCGCGCCGCATCGTCCGCTTCAAGCGCGGCGTGGTCATCGGCGGCGCGGCGACGGGCGCGCTTGCCATCGCCGGCGTCGCCTGGATGGCCTTGGGGCCGAGCGCGATCCACGTCGTCGATCAGGCCGACGAGGGGGTGATCGCAGATCGCCGCACGCCGCCTGACGCCGTCGCCAATCTGCCCGGCGACTATGGCGCGACCCCGAAGCTGGGTCCGCCGCTGCCCGGCGATCTCGGGCGACCCATCCTCGACCGTCAACGCCGGCTCGAACCCGAGGCGGCTCGGGGAGGCGGGGCGGCATCGACGACGCCACCCCGAATGACGCCGCAGGAGCAGGCGGCCGAAGCCGAGCGCCAGCGTCTCGCCGCCCAGGCCAATCAGGCGCGCGAAGCCGGCGTGGTTGTTCAATCCTCCGCGCGCACCGCAGCGCCGGTCGCCGCCGTGGCCGACGTCCCGGCTGTGCCGACGCAGGATGCGACGGCGGCGCCCGATGGCGGCGGCCGTCTCGCTCTTGATCCCGAGCGCGATCCGAACGGCCAGCAGCGCAAGCTCGACTTCATCGACCAACGGGCCGGGGATGGCGTCTACAACAGCCATACTCTCCAGACGCCGGCTTCGCCCTATCAACTGATGGCCGGCAGTGTCATCGCCGCCAGCCTGATCACCGGCCTGAACTCGGACCTGCCGGGGCTGGTGACGGCCCAGGTGACGGAGACCGTCCATGACACCGTGACCGGGCGGATCGTTCTGATCCCTCAGGGCTCGCGGCTGATCGGCAGCTACGACAGCGTCGTCGCCTTCGGGCAGAACCGGGCGCTGGTGGTCTGGCGGCGGATCATCCTGCCGGACGGCTCCTCCATCCAGATCGACAACTTGCCCGCCACGGACGCCGCCGGTTACGCCGGGCTGGAGGATCAGGTGGATCACCACACCTGGCGTCTCCTGAAAGGCATCGGGCTCGCCACGCTCCTCGGCGTCGGCACGGAACTGACGATGGACGACGAAAGCGACCTCGTGCGCGCCGTGCGCGAGTCCAGCCAGCAGTCCGCCAGCCAGGCCGGGCAACAGCTCGTCAACAAGAACCTCAACATCCAACCCATCCTCCGGGTCCGTCCCGGCTGGCCGCTGCGCGTGATCGTCCACAAGGATCTCGTGCTGCGTCCGTGGGCGGGCCGATAG
- a CDS encoding RNA methyltransferase, translating into MNQIIVSDPADPRIAAFRHIRERDLTGREGLFIAEGEVVVRVLTSSASLCRPRALLLAEKRAAGLVDVIARLTDQTPVYVASQAVLDQIAGFPLHRGILALGEKPKPVTMEACLGDLQRDDIFVVAAGIGNHDNMGGLFRNAAAFGAKAVLLDQTCCDPFYRKAIRVSVGAVLRTPCFAGGSTLSSIEALEAAGVEVLALTPSANQPLAQYRRKGPVALLLGSEGPGLPSNVIARCTAVGIPMAGGFDSLNVATTSAVALHHLTTPALSGG; encoded by the coding sequence ATGAATCAGATAATCGTCTCCGACCCCGCCGACCCCCGTATCGCCGCCTTTCGCCACATCCGGGAGCGCGACCTGACGGGCCGCGAGGGTCTGTTCATCGCCGAGGGCGAGGTGGTGGTGCGGGTTCTGACCTCGTCCGCCTCGCTTTGCCGGCCGCGCGCCCTGCTGCTGGCAGAGAAACGAGCGGCCGGCTTGGTCGACGTGATCGCCAGGCTGACGGACCAGACGCCGGTCTATGTCGCCAGCCAGGCCGTGTTGGACCAGATCGCGGGCTTTCCGCTTCATCGCGGCATCCTGGCCCTGGGCGAAAAGCCAAAGCCTGTGACGATGGAAGCCTGTCTCGGCGATCTGCAAAGGGACGATATCTTCGTCGTCGCGGCCGGGATCGGCAATCACGACAATATGGGCGGCCTGTTCCGCAACGCCGCCGCCTTCGGGGCCAAGGCGGTGCTGCTGGACCAGACCTGTTGCGATCCCTTCTACCGCAAGGCCATTCGGGTTTCGGTCGGGGCGGTTCTGCGGACGCCGTGCTTCGCCGGCGGTTCGACCCTGAGTTCGATAGAGGCGCTGGAGGCCGCCGGGGTGGAGGTGCTGGCCCTGACCCCGTCCGCGAACCAGCCCCTGGCCCAGTATCGCCGCAAGGGCCCCGTGGCCCTGCTTCTGGGTTCGGAGGGGCCGGGCCTGCCCTCCAACGTCATCGCCCGGTGCACGGCCGTCGGCATTCCGATGGCAGGCGGATTCGATTCGCTGAACGTCGCCACGACCAGCGCGGTGGCCCTGCATCATCTGACGACGCCCGCCCTGTCCGGCGGGTAA
- the trbG gene encoding P-type conjugative transfer protein TrbG, which translates to MIRLTMAGASALALAACAGTTPPPAITYDAADFKPAVAVPEPPRPVEIVEAPTPLPLPGQLQPAPSGRSRSVRTEAGLPTARVEAANRAATQEPSSAGYINAVQVYPWTEGALYRLYAAPERVSDIALQPGERLVAVSAGDTVRWVIGDTTSGVGDQQRVHVLVKPFAAGLSTNMVITTDRRAYHLALQSTDTTAMAAVSWTYPADRLMALQRQNARAEETRPIADGVALTNLRFRYVITGDRPPWRPVRAWDDGSKVYIEFPGRLDQGEAPPLFVVGPQGDAQLVNYRVSGNHYIVDRLFAAAELRLGENPQQVVRIGRTDIANERVAQGRRARP; encoded by the coding sequence ATGATCCGTCTCACCATGGCCGGGGCCTCGGCCCTGGCGCTCGCCGCCTGCGCCGGCACGACCCCGCCGCCCGCCATTACCTACGACGCCGCCGACTTCAAGCCGGCGGTCGCCGTCCCCGAGCCGCCCCGGCCGGTCGAGATCGTCGAGGCGCCGACGCCCCTGCCGCTGCCTGGGCAGTTGCAGCCCGCACCGTCGGGGCGCTCTCGATCCGTCCGAACGGAGGCCGGACTGCCGACCGCCCGCGTGGAGGCGGCCAACCGCGCCGCGACCCAGGAACCGTCGAGCGCGGGCTACATCAACGCCGTTCAGGTCTATCCCTGGACCGAAGGCGCGCTTTACCGGCTCTACGCCGCCCCCGAGCGGGTTTCGGACATCGCGCTTCAGCCAGGGGAACGGTTGGTCGCAGTCTCGGCGGGGGACACCGTGCGCTGGGTGATCGGCGACACGACCAGCGGCGTCGGCGATCAACAGCGCGTCCATGTTCTGGTGAAGCCGTTCGCTGCCGGTCTCTCGACCAATATGGTCATCACCACAGATCGGCGGGCCTATCATCTGGCGCTGCAGAGCACCGACACGACGGCGATGGCGGCGGTGTCCTGGACCTATCCGGCGGACCGACTAATGGCGCTCCAGCGTCAGAACGCCCGCGCCGAGGAGACGCGCCCCATCGCGGACGGCGTCGCCCTGACCAATCTGCGATTCCGATATGTGATCACCGGCGATCGTCCGCCCTGGCGGCCGGTGCGCGCCTGGGACGACGGCTCCAAGGTCTATATCGAATTCCCCGGACGCCTCGACCAGGGCGAGGCCCCGCCGCTGTTCGTGGTCGGTCCGCAGGGCGACGCGCAGCTGGTGAACTACCGCGTCAGCGGCAACCACTACATCGTCGATCGGCTGTTCGCCGCCGCGGAGCTGAGGCTGGGCGAGAACCCGCAGCAGGTGGTCCGGATCGGCCGAACGGACATCGCCAACGAGCGGGTCGCTCAGGGCCGGAGGGCGCGGCCATGA
- a CDS encoding DUF2497 domain-containing protein yields MTDQSAQEPTMEEILASIRRIISEDEAPAETAAEATEAPVAEPEAAAEAETVAAESPVETPPAEAPHADDDVLELTDRYEATATIGDLDVLEPTPEPTPVPSVEAASTSAPAPSYDSLVGDSAAASAASAFAGLAASFKKPEPAPSAPTHDLPFVSGNTVEAMVAEMLRPLLKDWLDANLPGIVQAAVQKEVERIARSA; encoded by the coding sequence ATGACCGATCAATCCGCCCAGGAACCGACCATGGAAGAGATTCTGGCGTCGATCCGCCGAATCATTTCCGAAGACGAAGCGCCGGCCGAAACGGCGGCTGAGGCCACCGAGGCGCCGGTCGCCGAGCCCGAAGCCGCGGCTGAAGCTGAGACCGTCGCCGCCGAATCCCCTGTCGAAACGCCTCCAGCCGAGGCGCCGCATGCTGATGACGACGTGCTGGAACTGACCGACCGCTACGAGGCGACGGCGACCATCGGCGACCTGGACGTGCTGGAGCCGACGCCCGAGCCGACCCCGGTCCCGTCGGTCGAGGCGGCATCGACGTCGGCGCCTGCCCCGTCTTACGATTCCCTGGTCGGCGACAGCGCCGCCGCCAGCGCCGCATCCGCCTTCGCGGGCCTGGCCGCCAGCTTCAAGAAACCCGAGCCTGCGCCCTCCGCCCCGACCCATGACCTGCCCTTCGTCAGCGGCAACACGGTCGAGGCCATGGTCGCCGAGATGCTGCGCCCCCTATTGAAGGACTGGCTGGACGCCAATCTTCCCGGCATCGTCCAGGCCGCGGTGCAGAAGGAAGTCGAACGCATCGCGCGCAGCGCCTAG
- a CDS encoding DUF2274 domain-containing protein, with protein MLKLAKLPDRTPVKITITVMPDLNRALSDYAAVYKEAYGEKAEVADLIPFMLDAFLAADREFAKARKDRGA; from the coding sequence ATGCTCAAGCTCGCCAAACTGCCCGATCGGACGCCGGTGAAGATCACCATCACCGTCATGCCCGATCTGAACCGAGCGCTGTCGGATTACGCCGCCGTTTACAAGGAAGCCTATGGAGAAAAGGCCGAGGTCGCGGATCTGATCCCGTTCATGCTCGACGCCTTTCTTGCCGCGGACAGGGAGTTCGCCAAGGCGCGCAAGGACCGGGGGGCGTGA